In the Alteromonas sp. M12 genome, one interval contains:
- a CDS encoding proline--tRNA ligase: MRTSQYLLSTQKETPADAEVISHQLMLRAGMVRKLASGLYTWLPSGLRVLNKVADIVRQEMNKAGAIEMLMPVVQPADLWQESGRWDEYGPELLRIKDRHNRDFVLGPTHEEVITSLVKNEISSYKQLPINLYQIQTKFRDEVRPRFGIMRGREFTMKDAYSFHTSDESMQQTYAGMFQAYCNIFERLDLEYRPVIADSGSIGGAVSHEFHVLADSGEDAIAFSNGSDYAANIEMAEAIAPLTEKLPAMAVKTQVATPDVKTIEQVCAHFDISADKTVKTIIVLGEQDDKGQQDLVALVLRGDHTLNDIKAEKLDSVYAPLTMASEQQVIQTLSCELGSIGPVELSIPVIVDRSAAHLTDFVCGANKTGFHLTGVNWEKDIVDYQVADIRNIEAGDPSPDGKGTLEIKRGIEVGHIFQLGDKYSEAMGCGVLNEQGKHQILSMACYGIGVSRIVAAAIEQNHDKFGIIWPDAIAPFQVALIPMNMHKSHRIQQVAESLYEELVAAGIDVLFDDRKERPGVMFNDMELIGIPHTIVIGERNLDENNVEYKHRRTGEKQLVSINDVLSLLQKQ; encoded by the coding sequence ATGCGTACCAGCCAATATCTGTTATCTACCCAAAAAGAAACTCCTGCCGATGCGGAAGTGATTAGCCACCAATTAATGTTACGGGCTGGGATGGTTCGTAAGCTTGCTTCAGGTTTATATACTTGGCTACCCAGTGGCCTACGAGTGCTCAATAAAGTGGCTGACATTGTTCGTCAAGAAATGAACAAGGCTGGAGCGATAGAAATGTTGATGCCGGTGGTGCAACCAGCAGATTTATGGCAGGAAAGCGGACGGTGGGACGAATATGGTCCAGAATTGCTGCGCATTAAAGATCGCCACAATCGTGATTTTGTTTTAGGTCCAACTCATGAAGAAGTGATTACTTCCCTTGTTAAAAATGAAATCAGCAGTTACAAACAACTGCCAATAAACCTCTATCAAATTCAAACCAAGTTCCGAGATGAAGTACGTCCTCGTTTTGGCATAATGCGTGGACGCGAGTTCACTATGAAAGACGCCTATTCATTTCATACATCAGATGAATCAATGCAGCAAACCTATGCTGGAATGTTTCAGGCTTACTGCAATATCTTTGAGCGCCTAGATTTAGAATATCGTCCGGTTATCGCTGACTCCGGTTCAATTGGCGGTGCGGTTTCCCATGAATTCCATGTATTGGCTGATTCCGGTGAAGACGCCATTGCCTTTAGTAATGGTTCAGATTACGCAGCCAATATCGAAATGGCTGAAGCGATAGCGCCCTTGACTGAAAAATTGCCGGCCATGGCAGTAAAAACCCAAGTTGCCACTCCTGATGTAAAAACCATTGAACAAGTTTGTGCGCACTTTGATATCAGTGCCGACAAAACGGTTAAAACCATAATCGTTTTAGGTGAACAAGATGACAAAGGACAACAAGATTTAGTCGCGCTAGTGCTGCGCGGCGACCATACGTTGAATGACATCAAAGCCGAAAAGCTAGATTCAGTGTATGCGCCCCTTACAATGGCCTCAGAGCAACAAGTTATACAAACGTTAAGCTGCGAACTTGGCTCAATTGGTCCAGTAGAGCTTTCAATTCCTGTGATTGTCGATAGAAGTGCAGCCCACTTAACAGATTTTGTTTGTGGCGCAAACAAAACAGGGTTCCATCTAACTGGCGTAAACTGGGAAAAAGACATCGTAGACTATCAAGTTGCCGATATACGTAACATTGAAGCCGGTGATCCCTCTCCAGATGGAAAAGGTACGTTAGAGATCAAACGCGGTATCGAAGTGGGTCACATATTCCAGCTAGGCGATAAATACTCCGAAGCAATGGGCTGTGGTGTACTCAATGAACAAGGCAAACACCAGATTTTATCTATGGCTTGTTATGGTATTGGCGTATCGCGCATTGTTGCGGCGGCCATTGAACAAAATCACGATAAATTCGGCATTATTTGGCCTGATGCTATCGCCCCTTTTCAAGTTGCATTGATTCCAATGAATATGCATAAATCTCATCGTATTCAACAGGTTGCAGAGTCGCTGTACGAAGAATTAGTTGCTGCTGGCATAGACGTTCTCTTTGATGATCGTAAGGAACGTCCAGGTGTCATGTTCAATGATATGGAACTGATTGGTATTCCTCATACGATTGTCATTGGTGAACGCAATTTAGACGAGAATAACGTCGAATATAAACATCGACGCACAGGCGAAAAGCAGCTAGTCAGTATCAATGATGTATTGTCGCTGTTACAAAAGCAATAA
- a CDS encoding ABC transporter ATP-binding protein, with the protein MIYVKNLTKIFGDFVAVNHLNFNIQPGDVVGFLGPNGAGKSTTMKMLTGFITPDDGEIFIDDLSIYEDPKKIKQKIGYLPEGAPAYGDMTPLQFLNFIADIRGLKGDLKRQRISHVINKIDLQSVLDKPIDNLSKGFKRRVGLAQALLHDPQILILDEPTDGLDPNQKHHVRELIQNLAKDKIVIISTHILEEVSALCNRVMIIAAGQMKFDGTPKELIQKSKYHNAITLHLSYPSDTSGFLDVPGIVDIQADRATGKVTLLTEPGSDILHEVNKHIHERRLPVDTLYVEPGRLDQVFRELTQGGQG; encoded by the coding sequence ATGATCTATGTAAAAAATTTAACGAAGATTTTTGGTGATTTTGTCGCTGTTAATCACCTAAACTTTAATATACAACCTGGCGATGTAGTTGGATTCTTGGGCCCCAATGGGGCAGGCAAATCAACTACTATGAAAATGCTCACAGGCTTTATCACCCCAGATGATGGTGAAATATTCATTGATGACCTATCAATTTATGAAGACCCCAAAAAAATAAAGCAAAAAATAGGTTATCTACCTGAAGGTGCGCCAGCATATGGTGATATGACGCCATTGCAGTTTTTGAATTTTATTGCAGATATTCGAGGTTTAAAGGGGGATTTAAAACGCCAACGAATTAGCCATGTAATTAACAAAATAGACCTGCAATCGGTGTTAGATAAACCCATTGATAATTTATCTAAGGGATTTAAACGTCGGGTTGGCTTAGCACAAGCTTTATTGCATGATCCGCAAATACTGATTTTAGATGAACCGACTGACGGACTAGACCCAAACCAGAAGCATCATGTGCGTGAACTCATCCAAAATCTGGCGAAAGATAAAATAGTGATTATTTCCACTCACATACTTGAGGAAGTGTCTGCACTGTGTAATCGAGTAATGATTATAGCTGCAGGTCAAATGAAGTTTGATGGTACTCCGAAAGAACTTATCCAAAAATCTAAATATCACAATGCCATCACCTTACATTTAAGTTATCCATCGGATACTTCAGGCTTTTTAGATGTGCCGGGCATAGTGGATATTCAAGCCGATAGAGCCACTGGGAAAGTGACATTATTGACAGAACCTGGCAGTGATATTTTGCATGAGGTAAATAAACACATTCATGAGCGTCGTTTACCGGTTGATACTTTGTATGTTGAGCCAGGTCGTCTAGACCAAGTATTTCGAGAATTGACACAAGGAGGGCAGGGCTAA
- a CDS encoding ABC transporter permease subunit encodes MGMISTLFKREIASFFATPVAYVFITIFLILSAVFAFFIGSLYEREQADLLPFFNFHPWLYLFLVPAIAMRTWSEERKSGSIELLMTLPISSLQAVVAKFLASWAVLGLSLLLTFPLWLTINYLGNPDNGVVVAAYIGSWLMAGAFLAIGMCMSALTKNQVVAFILAVVVCFLFVVSGSNIVLDAFKNWAPTMVIDTVASFSFLTHYESLAKGVIALNDVGYFFISIVIWLYASLLIIERKKAD; translated from the coding sequence ATGGGAATGATTTCAACACTATTTAAGCGGGAAATTGCAAGTTTTTTTGCTACCCCTGTTGCCTATGTTTTTATCACAATATTTTTGATTTTATCAGCTGTTTTTGCGTTTTTTATCGGTAGTTTGTATGAAAGAGAGCAAGCCGATTTACTGCCCTTTTTCAACTTCCACCCTTGGCTATATTTATTTTTAGTGCCAGCAATCGCTATGCGCACATGGTCTGAAGAGCGTAAAAGTGGAAGTATTGAACTGCTGATGACACTACCAATAAGCAGTCTACAGGCTGTGGTTGCAAAGTTCTTAGCCTCTTGGGCTGTGTTGGGGTTGTCGTTATTATTGACCTTCCCATTATGGCTAACCATCAATTATTTGGGGAATCCTGATAACGGGGTGGTGGTCGCCGCTTATATTGGTAGTTGGTTAATGGCGGGAGCCTTTTTAGCCATTGGAATGTGTATGTCGGCACTGACTAAAAATCAGGTGGTGGCGTTTATATTGGCAGTGGTCGTGTGTTTTTTGTTTGTTGTCAGTGGCAGCAATATTGTTTTGGATGCGTTCAAAAACTGGGCACCAACCATGGTGATTGATACCGTCGCCTCATTTAGCTTTTTGACTCATTATGAGTCACTTGCGAAGGGAGTAATCGCCCTCAATGACGTAGGTTATTTCTTCATTTCAATTGTAATTTGGTTATAC
- the tsaA gene encoding tRNA (N6-threonylcarbamoyladenosine(37)-N6)-methyltransferase TrmO: MPIEITPIGHIKTPYKEKFAIPRQPGLVTAAFGQIMFTQAFNSVDFIRGIEQFSHLWLVFQFHQTADKSTSPLVRPPRLGGNEKVGVFASRSTHRPNNLGISAVRLEKVSSISGQHCLIVSGMDLLDNTPIIDIKPYIPYSDSIADAAAGYAQDKPEELLAVRFSKSAQQQLTIYQHKYPHLNILIEQILSQDPRPAYHKTTTSDRLYGVALYDLNIQWRVAEHCCIVEQINQI, translated from the coding sequence ATGCCAATAGAGATTACCCCAATTGGGCACATTAAAACCCCGTATAAAGAGAAGTTTGCAATCCCAAGACAACCAGGTTTGGTGACTGCAGCATTTGGTCAGATAATGTTTACCCAAGCATTCAATTCGGTAGACTTTATTCGTGGTATAGAGCAATTCAGCCATTTATGGCTAGTTTTTCAATTTCATCAGACTGCCGATAAATCCACATCCCCTTTAGTTCGCCCACCTCGACTCGGTGGCAACGAGAAAGTGGGAGTGTTCGCCTCACGCAGTACTCACCGCCCTAATAATTTGGGCATCAGTGCGGTTAGGCTGGAGAAGGTATCGTCTATAAGTGGCCAACATTGTTTAATTGTTTCAGGAATGGATCTACTAGACAACACACCAATAATAGATATCAAACCTTATATTCCATATTCAGATAGTATTGCCGACGCCGCAGCGGGTTATGCGCAAGATAAACCAGAAGAGTTACTCGCCGTTAGGTTTTCGAAAAGCGCACAACAACAGCTAACTATCTACCAGCACAAATATCCCCATTTAAATATTTTGATTGAGCAAATATTAAGTCAAGATCCCCGTCCGGCGTATCACAAAACCACAACAAGCGATCGCCTTTATGGGGTAGCTTTATATGATTTAAACATCCAATGGCGTGTTGCAGAACATTGTTGTATCGTGGAACAAATCAACCAGATTTAA